The genomic segment AAGAAAACAATATATATCTATGCATATATTCTGCCAAGCTTTGAGTTTTATATACCGAATCTTCAAAATTATAGCTCAAAATTTGGAGTTGCACCATTTTGTTGTTGTAAATATGTATTTGGGCTGAATAAACACAGGGCAAAGGACTTCACATCACAGAGGTTTTATTTAGAAGACAGCCAAACTTGACATTTTCAGGAGTTTTTAGTCTTAACAGCcaaactgacaaacatttctgtTTGGAATGCATTCAAGAACACATTGCAATCAATTATTATCTGTTAATGCCTGTTTTAATActcctctccttcctcctctccctcGCCCTCAATGGAGTCGACTCCCACCTCCTCATAATCCTTCTCCAGAGCTGCCATGTCCTCTCTGGCCTCGGAGAACTCTCCCTCCTCCATACCCTCACCCACGTACCAGTGAACAAAGGCACGCTTAGCGTACATCAGATCGAACTTGTGGTCGAGCCGAGCCCAGGCCTCTGCAATAGCAGTGGTGTTGCTCAGCATGCACACAGCCCTCTGGACCTTGGCCAGATCTCCACCAGGAACCACAGTGGGGGGCTGGTAGTTGATGCCAACCTTGAAACCAGTggggcaccagtccacaaactGGATCGTGCGTTTGGTTTTGATGGTGGCAATGGCAGCGTTGACATCTTTGGGCACCACATCACCACGGAACAGCAGGCAGCAGGCCATGTACTTGCCATGGCGAGGGTCACATTTCACCATCTGATTGGCTGGCTCAAAGCAGGCATTTGTGATCTCAGCCACTGAGAGCTGCTCGTGGTAAGCCTTCTCTGCAGAGATGACTGGAGCATAGGTGGCCAGGGGGAAGTGGATACGGGGGTATGGCACCAAGTTGGTCTGGAACTCTGTCAGATCAACATTGAGGGCACCATCAAAGCGGAGGGAAGCAGTGATGGAGGACACAATCTGactgatcagcctgttcaggtTGGTGTAAGTAGGACGCTCGATATCAAGGTTCCTACGACAGATATCGTAGATGGCCTCATTATCTACCATGAAGGCACAGTCAGAGTGC from the Pelmatolapia mariae isolate MD_Pm_ZW linkage group LG20, Pm_UMD_F_2, whole genome shotgun sequence genome contains:
- the tuba1c gene encoding tubulin alpha-1C chain, giving the protein MRECISIHVGQAGVQIGNACWELYCLEHGIQPDGQMPSDKTLGGGDDSFNTFFSETGAGKHVPRAVFVDLEPTVIDEVRTGTYRQLFHPEQLITGKEDAANNYARGHYTIGKEIIDLVLDRIRKLADQCTGLQGFLVFHSFGGGTGSGFTSLLMERLSVDYGKKSKLEFSIYPAPQVSTAVVEPYNSILTTHTTLEHSDCAFMVDNEAIYDICRRNLDIERPTYTNLNRLISQIVSSITASLRFDGALNVDLTEFQTNLVPYPRIHFPLATYAPVISAEKAYHEQLSVAEITNACFEPANQMVKCDPRHGKYMACCLLFRGDVVPKDVNAAIATIKTKRTIQFVDWCPTGFKVGINYQPPTVVPGGDLAKVQRAVCMLSNTTAIAEAWARLDHKFDLMYAKRAFVHWYVGEGMEEGEFSEAREDMAALEKDYEEVGVDSIEGEGEEEGEEY